One genomic region from Capillibacterium thermochitinicola encodes:
- the pknB gene encoding Stk1 family PASTA domain-containing Ser/Thr kinase, translated as MIGRLLGNRYRIMELIGEGGMALVYKAECTLLQRVVAIKILREQFSADREFVERFRREAQAAASLSHSNVVNIFDVGQDGDIHYIVMEYIAGRNLKELIREEAPFSLNRALRIALQISEALRHAHEHNIVHRDIKPHNILITEDGLVKVTDFGIARAVTASGFTQTGVVMGSVQYFSPEQAKGLPVGPQSDLYSLGCVLYEMLTGEVPFTGESPIAIALKHLQEEPPLLDRLAAKYPKSVVDLLKRALAKDLDRRYPSALVLSKDIQEILGLKPDEMDFEDYPTQILDFTLEHEVVAEENEAPKGRRSFKQSLQTFGVVLVSLMIALGLAGVGYLYLIPPRAEVAVPNFVGFEFSVAERLAHENGLKLNVVKREPDDTVQPDGVLSQVPKAGMIVRRGRVIDVVLSSGIETVLVPDLTGKTLTEAEILLDQAGLKRGDVYAESNRNVPKDRIVRQKPAPNTKIQKGASVDIYRSLGPEYVEVPNFIGSSLVKVQSELASLGLVFNDAVVYKTSPYPRGNILDQSPLPGEVVPLNTEMRFTVSSGPAGFNSEPAEAEPINEEPINHE; from the coding sequence TTGATCGGACGTCTTCTGGGCAATCGATATAGAATTATGGAATTGATCGGCGAAGGGGGAATGGCCTTAGTTTATAAGGCCGAATGTACCCTGCTGCAACGGGTGGTGGCCATCAAAATTCTACGGGAACAGTTCTCGGCGGACCGGGAGTTTGTCGAGCGGTTTCGCCGGGAAGCGCAGGCGGCGGCCAGTCTATCCCATTCCAATGTGGTTAATATTTTCGATGTGGGCCAGGATGGCGACATCCATTATATTGTAATGGAATATATTGCCGGTCGCAATTTGAAGGAGTTAATCCGCGAGGAAGCACCTTTTTCTTTAAACCGGGCCTTAAGAATTGCTTTGCAGATCAGTGAAGCTTTGCGCCACGCCCATGAGCACAACATAGTCCACCGGGACATTAAACCCCATAATATTTTGATCACGGAGGATGGTTTGGTTAAGGTCACCGACTTCGGGATTGCGCGGGCCGTGACGGCGAGCGGGTTCACGCAAACGGGAGTCGTCATGGGGTCGGTGCAGTATTTCTCGCCCGAACAGGCAAAAGGGCTTCCGGTTGGCCCCCAGTCGGACCTGTACTCATTGGGCTGTGTCCTTTACGAGATGCTCACCGGGGAAGTGCCGTTTACGGGGGAAAGCCCGATCGCGATCGCCCTTAAACATCTGCAGGAGGAGCCACCCTTGCTCGACCGGCTGGCGGCAAAGTACCCGAAAAGTGTGGTTGATTTACTAAAACGCGCTCTGGCGAAAGATTTGGACCGGCGCTACCCTTCTGCTCTGGTCTTGAGTAAGGACATCCAGGAAATTCTCGGTTTGAAGCCCGACGAAATGGATTTCGAAGATTATCCGACCCAGATCCTTGATTTTACGCTCGAGCACGAAGTGGTGGCTGAAGAGAACGAAGCTCCGAAAGGGAGAAGGAGTTTTAAACAGTCTTTGCAGACCTTTGGTGTTGTTCTTGTCTCGCTCATGATTGCGCTGGGCCTGGCTGGAGTGGGTTATCTGTACCTGATTCCGCCCCGGGCGGAAGTGGCGGTCCCCAATTTCGTCGGTTTTGAGTTCAGCGTGGCCGAGCGTCTTGCCCATGAGAATGGGTTAAAGTTAAATGTGGTCAAACGAGAACCGGATGATACGGTACAACCGGACGGCGTCCTTTCGCAGGTGCCCAAGGCGGGGATGATTGTCCGGCGCGGGCGCGTGATTGATGTGGTCTTGAGTTCCGGGATCGAGACGGTATTGGTTCCGGATTTGACCGGGAAAACTTTGACGGAGGCCGAAATCCTGCTGGACCAAGCGGGGCTGAAGAGAGGCGATGTTTACGCCGAGAGTAACCGGAATGTGCCGAAAGACCGGATTGTCAGGCAGAAACCGGCCCCCAACACCAAGATCCAAAAAGGGGCGTCCGTTGACATTTACCGGAGTTTGGGGCCGGAATACGTGGAGGTGCCGAATTTTATCGGGTCTTCACTGGTTAAAGTCCAGTCCGAACTGGCCAGTTTAGGTTTGGTCTTTAATGATGCCGTGGTCTACAAGACCAGTCCCTACCCGCGCGGGAATATTTTGGACCAAAGCCCCTTACCGGGCGAGGTTGTGCCGTTGAATACAGAGATGCGATTTACGGTCAGTTCCGGTCCGGCCGGGTTTAATTCGGAGCCGGCCGAAGCGGAGCCCATCAATGAGGAGCCCATCAATCACGAGTAG
- the rsgA gene encoding ribosome small subunit-dependent GTPase A, translating to MPVGRINRIVGGFYYISTEDGRTITAVPRGKLRRSDGIVVGDVVDYELTAPDQGVIEGVHPRRNLLKRPVVANITQVAVVFAHKNPDFNYLLIDRLLVMLAALHLPALLLFNKTDLVDEKTASENAQPYRRIGYTTLCTSTKSGQGREELLAALQKETTTLAGPSGVGKSALINMIVPGVKQPTGAVSAKIGRGRHTTREVRLLALPEGEGFLVDTPGFSQLDLDFISPAELAGCFPEFGAAEQECRFQGCFHDQEPDCGVKAAVAAGKIYPWRYENYLTFLAEVRSWEEQKRQRPRRTRDKGVGHDRRY from the coding sequence TTGCCGGTTGGGCGGATCAATAGAATAGTCGGGGGTTTTTATTATATCAGCACCGAAGATGGACGAACGATTACCGCAGTACCCCGGGGCAAACTGCGGCGAAGCGACGGGATCGTCGTCGGGGATGTGGTCGATTATGAGTTAACCGCTCCGGATCAAGGTGTGATCGAGGGTGTGCATCCCCGCCGTAACCTCTTGAAACGCCCCGTAGTGGCGAACATTACCCAAGTAGCGGTGGTTTTTGCGCATAAAAATCCCGATTTCAACTATTTATTAATCGACCGGCTGCTCGTGATGCTGGCGGCTTTACACCTTCCAGCCTTACTCCTCTTTAACAAGACCGATCTGGTTGACGAGAAGACCGCTTCAGAAAATGCTCAGCCTTACCGAAGAATAGGGTATACCACCCTTTGTACAAGCACCAAAAGCGGGCAGGGTAGAGAAGAACTCCTGGCCGCCTTGCAGAAGGAGACCACCACTTTGGCGGGGCCTTCCGGTGTCGGCAAGTCGGCGTTGATTAATATGATCGTGCCCGGCGTCAAACAACCGACGGGGGCAGTCAGCGCCAAAATTGGGCGCGGGCGGCATACCACCCGGGAGGTAAGACTCCTAGCCCTGCCGGAAGGGGAGGGTTTTCTGGTCGACACGCCCGGCTTTAGCCAGCTGGATCTGGATTTTATCTCCCCTGCGGAGCTGGCCGGTTGCTTTCCGGAGTTTGGCGCTGCCGAACAGGAATGCCGGTTTCAGGGTTGCTTCCATGACCAGGAACCGGATTGTGGCGTGAAGGCGGCAGTCGCGGCGGGTAAGATCTACCCTTGGCGTTATGAAAATTACCTTACCTTCCTGGCGGAAGTGAGAAGCTGGGAGGAGCAGAAACGTCAACGGCCCCGGCGGACGCGGGATAAAGGAGTTGGTCATGATCGCCGGTATTGA
- the rpe gene encoding ribulose-phosphate 3-epimerase, with the protein MIAGIEVAPSILNADFADLRAEVAKVATADWLHLDIMDGHFVPNLSFGPAVAKALRPYSKLPFEAHLMVTNPEVYIQPFKEAGVARVLVHPEGTLHLHRLVQQIKASGLEAGVALNPATPLSMIDLVLPELSIVLIMTVNPGFGGQSLIRGVLPKIQQLRQRVNADGINCRIGVDGGINQTTAAEVVAAGADFIVAGTYIFRNQEAPAQVIATLKQLGAAKIAD; encoded by the coding sequence ATGATCGCCGGTATTGAAGTTGCGCCCTCAATTTTAAATGCCGATTTTGCGGACCTCCGTGCGGAAGTGGCCAAAGTGGCGACGGCTGATTGGCTTCACCTCGATATCATGGATGGGCATTTTGTTCCCAACCTTTCTTTCGGGCCGGCGGTGGCCAAAGCCCTCCGTCCCTATTCCAAACTTCCCTTTGAAGCCCATCTCATGGTGACCAACCCGGAGGTTTATATCCAACCCTTCAAAGAGGCGGGCGTTGCCCGTGTGCTTGTCCATCCCGAGGGAACGCTTCATCTTCACCGTTTGGTCCAGCAGATTAAGGCGTCCGGTTTGGAAGCCGGGGTGGCTTTGAATCCGGCGACACCGCTTAGTATGATCGATCTGGTCTTGCCTGAACTGTCCATCGTCCTGATCATGACGGTAAACCCCGGGTTTGGTGGGCAAAGTTTGATCCGGGGTGTTTTGCCCAAGATCCAACAGCTTCGACAAAGGGTGAACGCGGACGGTATCAACTGCCGGATCGGCGTGGATGGCGGGATCAACCAGACGACGGCCGCGGAAGTTGTCGCGGCCGGTGCTGATTTTATTGTGGCGGGGACCTATATTTTCCGGAACCAGGAAGCTCCCGCCCAGGTGATTGCTACTTTGAAACAATTGGGTGCCGCGAAGATTGCGGACTAA
- a CDS encoding chemotaxis protein CheX, translated as MTFQHIDSFVRAVHTVIAMMLDPDVKTGKPFFNDHPLTKYDLAVLVGVLGDLQGQVICGMDVETGKNIIGRMLGVENPVIDAMGKSALCELKNIIVGTASTNLSEVGYRCNITPPLLLSDGKVPDFLKHIDTALTIPITTGSGKIELNLFLKKDELAS; from the coding sequence ATGACTTTTCAACATATTGATTCTTTTGTCCGTGCTGTGCATACCGTAATCGCCATGATGCTGGATCCAGACGTTAAAACCGGTAAACCCTTTTTTAACGACCATCCCCTGACCAAATACGATCTGGCTGTCTTGGTAGGAGTCCTAGGCGATCTGCAGGGGCAAGTCATCTGTGGCATGGATGTCGAGACCGGGAAGAATATTATCGGCCGGATGTTGGGGGTCGAGAACCCGGTGATTGATGCCATGGGTAAAAGTGCCCTTTGCGAGTTGAAGAATATTATCGTCGGGACCGCCAGTACCAACCTGTCGGAAGTTGGATACCGCTGTAACATTACTCCCCCTTTGCTGTTGAGCGATGGTAAGGTGCCCGATTTTCTTAAACATATCGACACCGCACTAACGATTCCGATTACCACTGGTTCCGGTAAGATCGAACTGAATCTTTTTCTAAAGAAAGATGAACTTGCTTCTTAA
- a CDS encoding IreB family regulatory phosphoprotein: protein MHDQTIRFAPKDEDPLDVRKVLKEVCAALTEKGYDPLDQIVGYLLSGDPAYITSHKNARILIRKLDRDQILEELVRYYLESEGV, encoded by the coding sequence ATGCATGACCAGACCATCCGCTTTGCGCCGAAAGATGAGGACCCGTTAGACGTCAGGAAGGTTCTTAAAGAGGTATGCGCCGCCTTAACCGAAAAGGGCTATGACCCGCTCGATCAGATTGTCGGCTACTTGCTTTCCGGAGATCCGGCCTACATCACCAGTCATAAAAACGCCCGCATTCTTATTCGAAAACTGGACCGCGATCAAATTCTTGAGGAATTGGTTCGGTATTATCTGGAAAGCGAGGGGGTTTAG
- the murA gene encoding UDP-N-acetylglucosamine 1-carboxyvinyltransferase, with amino-acid sequence MSFFRIEGGRRLKGTIRISGSKNSSLALMVGAALGDEDVILTNFPQDLDAVILADILREIGVKVEEQAPGKVLINGSGLRRRPIPYELARKIRGSFYVAGLMLARLKEAEVPLPGGCFLGPRPVDFHIKGFQSLGAEVSIEHGLMKAKMGKPVENGFFINRSSVGTTVNLMYLASLTPGTFVLENAAKEPEIVDLAVLLNAMGARIRGAGTEVIRIQGVDRLRGAEHTIIPDRIEAGTYMVAVAATRGEAVLENVMPDHLRTPIMKLREAGALVEEGETSIRVAAPEPMVSTDVETAPYPGFPTDLQQPFGVLMSVARGTSIIRETIFDNRFRYLDELTRMGADVRVDRDRAIIKGVPSLSGAPVETTDLRAGAALVIAGLMADGVTLVSGAENIDRGYEKMVEKLRGVGAKIERLHSVEECKEVI; translated from the coding sequence ATGTCTTTTTTTCGGATTGAAGGTGGTCGTCGTTTAAAGGGTACGATTCGGATTAGCGGTTCGAAAAACAGTAGTCTTGCTTTGATGGTTGGTGCCGCATTAGGCGATGAAGATGTAATTCTCACCAATTTCCCCCAGGATTTGGACGCCGTGATCCTGGCGGATATTCTCCGGGAAATCGGGGTGAAAGTTGAAGAACAAGCTCCCGGCAAGGTGTTGATCAACGGTTCTGGGCTCAGGCGTAGACCGATCCCCTATGAACTGGCGCGGAAAATCAGGGGGTCTTTTTATGTGGCCGGGTTGATGTTGGCCCGTTTGAAAGAGGCGGAGGTCCCGCTGCCGGGAGGATGTTTTCTGGGGCCGCGTCCGGTTGATTTTCACATTAAGGGTTTTCAGTCTTTGGGTGCAGAGGTCAGTATCGAACACGGTCTGATGAAAGCCAAGATGGGCAAACCGGTAGAGAACGGTTTCTTTATCAACCGGAGTAGTGTCGGGACGACGGTTAATCTGATGTATTTGGCCAGTTTGACGCCGGGGACTTTTGTTCTGGAGAATGCGGCCAAGGAACCGGAGATTGTTGATTTGGCGGTCCTCCTTAATGCGATGGGAGCGCGTATCCGGGGGGCCGGGACGGAAGTAATCCGGATCCAAGGGGTCGATCGGCTGAGAGGGGCGGAACATACGATTATCCCCGACCGGATTGAGGCCGGCACCTATATGGTGGCGGTGGCTGCGACCCGGGGCGAAGCCGTTTTGGAGAACGTGATGCCCGATCACCTGCGGACGCCGATCATGAAGTTGCGGGAGGCCGGAGCCCTGGTGGAAGAAGGGGAGACCTCGATCCGGGTGGCGGCACCGGAACCTATGGTCAGCACCGATGTGGAGACCGCTCCTTATCCGGGCTTTCCCACCGATCTGCAGCAGCCCTTCGGGGTTTTGATGTCCGTTGCCCGTGGGACCAGTATTATCCGGGAGACCATCTTTGACAACCGTTTTCGCTATTTGGATGAACTGACCCGGATGGGTGCCGATGTGCGCGTTGACCGGGACCGGGCGATCATCAAAGGGGTACCGTCTCTGAGTGGGGCCCCGGTCGAAACCACCGACCTGCGGGCCGGGGCGGCCCTGGTGATTGCCGGTTTGATGGCAGATGGGGTGACCCTGGTTTCGGGGGCGGAAAACATCGACCGGGGTTACGAAAAAATGGTGGAGAAGTTACGGGGGGTTGGAGCCAAAATCGAACGCCTCCATTCCGTTGAAGAGTGTAAAGAGGTAATTTAA
- a CDS encoding DUF441 domain-containing protein, whose protein sequence is MLKANLVLFLFLCIGLFFGNSLVAAGAGTLLVLKLLNSPVLLAVLERHALQWGLLFLLIAVMVPLTKDQCGGKELLAVLLTPAGLVAVVGGITAAYLSGQGLDLLYYKPEIMIGLVIGTVLGVFFFKGMPVGPLAAAGLAAVLLKLMGLAQK, encoded by the coding sequence ATGCTCAAGGCGAACCTGGTCCTTTTTTTATTCTTATGCATCGGCCTTTTCTTTGGAAATAGCCTGGTTGCCGCCGGTGCCGGCACCTTGTTGGTTTTGAAGCTACTCAACAGCCCGGTATTGCTGGCGGTTTTGGAGAGACACGCCCTCCAATGGGGGTTGCTTTTTCTTTTGATTGCGGTCATGGTACCGTTGACCAAAGACCAGTGCGGAGGGAAAGAGCTGCTGGCCGTCCTCCTGACTCCCGCCGGATTGGTGGCGGTGGTCGGGGGAATTACCGCCGCCTATCTTTCCGGACAAGGACTGGATTTACTCTATTATAAGCCGGAGATCATGATTGGACTGGTGATCGGAACGGTCTTGGGGGTCTTCTTTTTCAAAGGAATGCCGGTCGGTCCACTGGCGGCGGCCGGACTGGCGGCCGTTCTTCTAAAGTTGATGGGTTTAGCCCAGAAGTGA
- a CDS encoding DUF2619 domain-containing protein: protein MRCQGIESRNLVGMAVLRIISGCLEIGTALLFLRLKKVEIALQLNAVLGLVGPIVFLLVSGLGLITVATKVSPYKVALVALGVAFIVLGSRN, encoded by the coding sequence GTGAGGTGTCAGGGGATCGAAAGCCGTAATCTGGTGGGGATGGCTGTCCTCAGGATTATCTCCGGTTGTTTGGAGATTGGTACTGCTTTGCTTTTCTTGCGTTTAAAAAAAGTCGAGATCGCCCTGCAGCTCAATGCGGTCCTTGGTTTAGTGGGGCCGATCGTCTTTTTACTCGTTAGCGGCCTGGGTTTGATTACGGTGGCGACGAAGGTCTCCCCGTATAAAGTGGCGTTGGTGGCCTTGGGCGTGGCCTTCATCGTGCTGGGGAGTAGAAATTAA
- the ylbJ gene encoding sporulation integral membrane protein YlbJ, whose amino-acid sequence MAVVTGMGFSGRKGLFYFTALCFALITLSLAIFPKAGLAAARDGLAIFAEVVLPSLLPFFILSEILLGLGVVHFIGVFLEPLMRPVFNVPGVGAFALSMGLAAGYPMDAVITAKFRRLKLCTRIEGERLLAFTNTADPLFMFGAVAVGMFGYPELGVIIAVTHYLAAFTVGIVFRFYGRKEERSAVQEETAPVNLWERALAEMHKAYREDGRPLGQLLADAVKDSVSTLLMIGGFIVLFAVLYQVMSEVGVLRYILPVVEAGLKIFGLNPELGAAVVKGFFEIDIGTMAAAKTAGALADRLIIASAIIAWSGLSVLGQVMSVVHGTDLRVKPFIIARVLHAVVAGFYTYLALGMVKVPEALPAARTFTGGVISRWMLSGKQLLIITGLLIVAGLFMRFLSGYRLVCRTDQPERQTEEAAGKIVGKKNRL is encoded by the coding sequence GTGGCTGTGGTGACCGGGATGGGATTTTCAGGACGAAAAGGCCTTTTTTATTTCACCGCGCTCTGTTTCGCGCTGATTACCTTATCATTGGCAATCTTCCCCAAAGCTGGGCTGGCCGCTGCCCGGGACGGGCTGGCCATCTTCGCGGAGGTAGTTCTCCCTTCCCTTTTGCCCTTTTTTATTCTCTCCGAGATCCTGCTCGGTTTGGGGGTCGTACATTTTATCGGGGTCTTCCTGGAACCACTGATGCGACCGGTCTTCAATGTTCCCGGGGTCGGGGCCTTTGCCCTGTCCATGGGTTTGGCGGCCGGTTATCCAATGGATGCGGTGATTACCGCCAAATTCCGGCGGTTAAAACTCTGTACCCGGATTGAAGGCGAGCGGTTATTGGCCTTTACCAACACGGCGGACCCGCTTTTCATGTTTGGCGCGGTTGCGGTCGGCATGTTTGGCTACCCGGAGCTTGGGGTAATCATTGCCGTCACCCATTACCTGGCAGCCTTTACGGTCGGAATTGTCTTCCGCTTTTACGGGAGAAAAGAGGAACGGTCGGCGGTGCAGGAAGAAACGGCTCCTGTTAACCTGTGGGAACGGGCGTTGGCGGAGATGCACAAAGCCTACCGGGAGGATGGGCGGCCCTTGGGCCAACTCCTGGCCGATGCGGTCAAAGACTCCGTCTCCACCTTATTGATGATCGGTGGATTTATCGTTCTTTTTGCCGTTTTGTACCAGGTGATGTCGGAAGTGGGAGTGCTCCGGTATATCCTGCCGGTAGTGGAAGCCGGGCTGAAAATCTTTGGTTTAAATCCGGAATTAGGGGCGGCGGTCGTCAAAGGCTTCTTTGAGATTGATATCGGGACGATGGCGGCGGCCAAGACGGCCGGGGCCCTGGCGGACCGGCTGATTATCGCTTCGGCCATCATTGCCTGGAGCGGGCTTTCGGTTTTGGGGCAGGTGATGAGTGTCGTTCATGGGACGGACTTGCGGGTTAAACCGTTTATCATTGCCCGGGTGCTCCACGCCGTGGTCGCCGGTTTCTACACCTATCTGGCGCTGGGAATGGTGAAAGTACCCGAAGCACTCCCGGCCGCCCGGACGTTTACCGGCGGGGTAATCAGCCGCTGGATGCTTTCGGGCAAGCAGCTTTTGATCATTACCGGCCTTCTAATCGTTGCCGGCCTCTTCATGCGTTTTTTATCCGGGTATCGTTTGGTCTGCCGGACTGATCAGCCGGAACGGCAAACGGAAGAAGCGGCCGGTAAAATTGTTGGTAAAAAAAATCGGCTTTAA
- a CDS encoding small, acid-soluble spore protein, alpha/beta type, protein MGAGQRSNTLVVKEAAQAMEKFKYEVANELNINMQPIQGDYWGYMTARDCGSVGGQMVKRMIEAAERSLAEQAAYQASSAFRQTVNTPQAGQNLSSGPGGPSVLSSIPGFTQPTQQ, encoded by the coding sequence ATGGGTGCCGGTCAAAGAAGTAATACCTTAGTCGTGAAAGAAGCTGCCCAGGCAATGGAGAAATTCAAGTACGAAGTAGCCAACGAACTAAACATCAACATGCAGCCGATTCAGGGGGATTACTGGGGGTATATGACCGCGCGTGATTGCGGTTCCGTCGGTGGCCAAATGGTAAAGAGAATGATCGAAGCCGCCGAGCGGTCTTTGGCGGAACAAGCGGCTTACCAGGCCTCTTCGGCTTTCCGGCAAACGGTCAATACCCCGCAAGCGGGACAAAATCTCAGCTCCGGACCGGGTGGTCCGTCGGTTTTAAGTTCGATCCCCGGCTTTACTCAGCCAACCCAACAGTAA
- a CDS encoding DMT family transporter, with amino-acid sequence MYNKHRSALLLFLTAAIWGGTFIIVKESLAVLQPMAVIAYRFTIAFLFLALLYRRLISKNWRPALRPGLGLGFILTLAFATQTIGLKYTTPAVSALLTGMNGVFVALIETVFYRKRLTRPAFLGLMAATFGLLLITWPTEQFTLDLGILLTLACALLYAWHIVALGRAVAGSDPTTLTIIQFAVVATIAWFFTPGGLSAPLQMGAKIWGAILYLAIPATGIAFFCQSLAQQRLSPVATAIILATEPAFATLFSLLLGYEPCTLKLITGGLLLIGGAILSTVGESFKPEAGKMIA; translated from the coding sequence ATGTACAACAAACACCGCTCTGCTCTACTTTTATTTCTCACCGCCGCAATCTGGGGCGGAACTTTCATCATTGTCAAAGAGTCGCTCGCCGTTTTGCAGCCGATGGCGGTCATTGCCTACCGGTTTACCATCGCCTTTCTTTTTCTCGCCCTCCTTTACCGTCGCTTGATCAGCAAAAACTGGCGCCCGGCGCTCCGCCCCGGACTTGGCCTCGGTTTCATTCTCACGCTCGCCTTCGCCACCCAGACGATCGGGCTGAAATACACAACTCCTGCGGTCTCAGCTTTACTGACCGGGATGAACGGGGTCTTTGTCGCGCTGATTGAGACCGTTTTCTACCGGAAAAGACTTACCCGTCCGGCTTTCCTTGGTTTAATGGCCGCCACATTCGGCCTCCTCTTGATCACCTGGCCCACGGAGCAGTTCACCCTGGACTTGGGTATTCTGTTGACTTTGGCTTGTGCCCTCCTTTATGCCTGGCATATTGTCGCCCTCGGCCGCGCCGTCGCCGGTTCCGACCCGACAACCCTGACCATTATTCAGTTTGCGGTGGTGGCGACAATCGCCTGGTTCTTTACCCCCGGCGGGTTGTCTGCTCCGCTGCAGATGGGCGCCAAAATTTGGGGAGCCATCTTGTATTTGGCCATTCCGGCTACGGGAATTGCCTTTTTCTGTCAATCCCTGGCGCAACAACGGCTTTCCCCGGTCGCAACCGCGATCATCCTGGCCACCGAACCGGCCTTTGCCACCCTTTTCTCCCTTCTGCTCGGCTACGAACCTTGCACTTTAAAGTTGATCACCGGCGGCCTTCTTCTGATCGGGGGCGCCATTTTAAGTACGGTCGGAGAATCTTTCAAGCCGGAAGCGGGTAAGATGATCGCATGA
- a CDS encoding DUF3794 domain-containing protein, whose protein sequence is MIVRKQDLVLTTERLKVLKVIGEKVAQVVVENETPINAIKIDKIEARLGPFEDHVFHNKVVKQGVIHKQVFYVDPENFVRHIAEDIPYMLTVEIPGVKPSDFVEVQNHLIDIDTDFQLVPARPRRHGHDGDKELDAGFRAILRQKVVAHILVKVSEWAQVDVVTGVDVFPKVNSMQRAFCVQNVVNTRF, encoded by the coding sequence ATGATCGTACGGAAACAAGATTTGGTTTTGACCACGGAACGGCTAAAAGTCTTAAAAGTGATTGGGGAAAAAGTCGCTCAGGTTGTGGTGGAGAACGAAACGCCGATCAACGCAATAAAAATCGATAAGATCGAAGCTCGCCTCGGGCCCTTCGAAGATCATGTTTTCCATAACAAAGTGGTTAAACAAGGGGTCATTCATAAACAGGTCTTTTATGTCGACCCGGAAAACTTCGTCCGCCACATTGCCGAAGACATCCCCTATATGTTAACGGTGGAGATTCCGGGGGTGAAGCCTTCCGATTTCGTCGAGGTACAAAACCACTTGATCGATATTGACACCGACTTCCAGCTGGTTCCCGCCCGGCCGCGGCGGCACGGCCACGATGGTGATAAAGAGCTCGATGCTGGGTTCCGGGCGATTCTGCGCCAGAAAGTGGTCGCCCATATTCTGGTGAAGGTCTCGGAGTGGGCCCAGGTCGATGTGGTCACCGGGGTGGATGTCTTTCCCAAAGTGAACTCAATGCAACGCGCCTTCTGTGTCCAAAACGTGGTAAACACCCGGTTCTGA
- a CDS encoding redox-sensing transcriptional repressor Rex, whose amino-acid sequence MPEGLVSFPKATIARFPLYLRALTEYSHQNIVLVSSEEMAQKVGVTPSQLRKDLSYFGSLGIRGTGYDVSYLLMKIKEILGMDRKRRLGIIGAGKLGMALAGYSGFQQHGLEVAALFDTDPTKWGPVNAQLEVFPLTELAAQRAKLGLDIAVITVPKAEAQRVAELAVEAGFPALWNFAPVRLEVPPEILVQYEDIVVGVLTLSHHLARKLGS is encoded by the coding sequence ATGCCGGAAGGATTAGTGTCCTTTCCCAAAGCGACCATCGCCCGGTTTCCCCTTTATCTGCGGGCTTTAACCGAATATAGCCACCAGAATATTGTGTTGGTTTCCTCGGAGGAGATGGCGCAGAAAGTTGGCGTGACACCCAGTCAACTGCGGAAAGATCTTTCTTATTTCGGGAGTCTCGGCATCCGCGGGACCGGTTATGACGTGTCTTACCTCTTGATGAAGATCAAAGAAATCTTGGGGATGGACCGCAAACGGCGGCTGGGGATCATCGGCGCCGGAAAGCTGGGGATGGCCTTGGCTGGTTATTCCGGTTTTCAGCAGCATGGTCTGGAAGTGGCGGCGCTATTTGATACAGATCCCACAAAGTGGGGGCCCGTCAATGCACAGCTTGAGGTTTTTCCCCTTACGGAGTTAGCGGCCCAGCGGGCTAAGTTAGGGCTGGACATTGCGGTGATCACCGTGCCGAAGGCGGAGGCACAAAGGGTGGCGGAACTGGCGGTCGAAGCCGGTTTCCCGGCCCTTTGGAATTTTGCACCGGTGCGGCTTGAAGTGCCCCCGGAGATTCTTGTGCAATACGAAGATATTGTGGTGGGGGTTTTAACCCTGTCCCACCATTTAGCAAGGAAGCTTGGTTCGTAG